The Acidimicrobiales bacterium nucleotide sequence CCCAGGCCAGGACGTCGTCGGCCAGGAGAACGTCGAGGATCTCGCCCAGGCGGTCCCGCAGCTCGGGGGCCTCGACGGGGACCAGCGCCTCGATGCGCCGGTCCATGTTCCGCCGCATGAGGTCCGCCGACCCGATGAGGTAGCGCACGGGCCCGGCGGCCTCGTCGCCGAAGGCGAAGATCCTCGAGTGCTCGAGGTAGCGCCCCACGATCGAACGGACGCGGATGTTGTCGGAGAGGCCGGGGACGCCGGGCCGCACGCAGCACATGCCCCGTACGACGAGGTCGATCCGCACGCCGGCCGCCGACGCCCGGTACAGGGCGTCGATCACCGGGCGGTCGACCAGGCTGTTCACCTTCATGCGGATGCGCCCGGGGCGCTCACCTCCGCACTCGCCGTCGATGAGGTCGATGATGCGCGCCCGCAGCTGCGTCGGGGCGAGCACGAGCTTGCGGTAGCGCTGCTGGCGGCTGTAGCCGGTGAGGAAGTTGAACAGGTCGCTGAGGTCGGCGCCGAGGTCGTCGTCGCTCGAGAGCAGCCCCAGGTCCTCGTAGGTGCGCGCCGTCTTGGGGTTGTAGTTGCCCGTGCCCACGTGGCAGTAGCGGCGGATGCCGTCCTCCTCCTGGCGGACGACCAGTGCGGTCTTGCTGTGCGTCTTGTAGCCGACCAGGCCGTAGACCACGTGGACGCCCGCCTCCTCCAGGGCGCGGGCCCAGGCGATGTTCGCCTCCTCGTCGAACCTCGCCTTCAGCTCGACGAGGACCGAGACCTGCTTCCCGCGCTCGGCCGCCCGGATGAGCGCCTCCACGATGGGGCTGTCGCCCGACGTGCGGTACAGCGTCTGCTTGATGGCGAGCACGGCCGGGTCGGCGGCGGCCTGGCGGATGAACGCCTCGACCGTGGTGGTGAACGACTCGTAGGGGTGGTGCACCAGGACGTCGCCCCGGCGCACGGCGGCGAACACGTCGGGCCGGTCGTCGGCCAAGGGGGGCGGGGTCAGCCCGGCCCACGGCTCGTCCTTGAGGTCGGGCCGGTCGAGGTCGTGCAGCGCCCAGAGCCCGCCCAGGCCCAGGGGGGCGGCGACCTCGTAGACGTCCTCGGGGCCGAGCTCCAGCTCCCGCTCCAGCAGCGACCGGGCCTCGCGCGAGATCGTGGCGTCGACCTCCAGGCGGACGGCCTGGCCGAACCGGCGTTGCCGGAGCTCCATCTCCACGGCGGCGAGGAGGTCGTCCGCCTCCTCGGCGTCGGCCTGGAGGGTGAGGTCGGTGTTGCGGGTGACGCGGAACGCGAAGTGGCACTCGATGACCATGCCGGGGAAGAGCGAGTCGAGGTGGGCCGAGATCGCCTGCTCCAGGGGGAGGAACCGCTCGCCGTCCGGCATGGCCAGGAACCGGGGGAGCACGGGCGGGACCTTGACGCGGGCGAAGCGGCGCTGGCCGCTGACCGGGTCCCGCACCATCACGGCCAGGTTCAGCGACAGGTTGGAGATGTACGGGAAGGGGTGGCCCGGGTCGACGGCCAGGGGCGTCAGGACCGGGTGGACGTCGTCGAACACCGCCCCGACGTGCTTCTTGTCGTCGTCGTCGAGCTGTTCCCAGTCCACCAGGCGGATGCCCGCCCCCGCCAGCGCCGGCACCACGCCGTCGAGGAACGCCCGGGAGTGGCGCGCCACCAGGCCGGTGAGCCGGTCGCGGATCGCCCGCAGCTGCTCGGCGGGCGTGAGCCCGTCGGGCGACGCCGTGTCGACGCCGGCCGCCAACTGGTCCTTCAGCCCGGCGACCCGCACCTGGAAGAGCTCGTCGACGTTGCCCGCCACGATGGCCAGGAACTTGGCCCGCTCGAGGGGCGGCTGCGAGCCGTCCTCGGCGAGGGCCAGCACCCGCTCCTGGAAGGCCAGCAGCGACAGCTCCCGGTTGAGGTAAGGGGGCTCCTCGATCGGGGGGGACGGGACGGGCGCCGGCGTCTCGATCAACGCTTCGAGATGGGGCGCGACGGTGTCCACGGCCGGCCACCCTGCCTCGCCGGTGGTCGCGCAACCACCACGGAACGGTGAACAGGAGCGGAACGTTCGGTGACGCCCGGGGGTGCCGCCGCCGGCGGCGGATCTCCACCCGAACTTGGGCCGGCGTTCACCGGCCGTCGAAGGCCCGGACACCTCGGCTGCATACCGTCCGGCGCAGCGACCGGAACCGACCCCGGCGCGGATCGGAGCCGCCGTGCCCGAGTCGAACGCCAGCCGCCGCGACCGCCGCCGCCGGACGAGGATGCGGCTCGACCGAGCCGAGGCGGTGGCCGAGGAGGCGTCGATCTGGGCGCTCGTGCGGTGGGCGCCCGGCGAAGCCGAGGTTCTCGCTCCCGGGCGCGCCCGGCGGGGCGCGGGGGAGGTTCTCGGGGCGGCCGGCGACGGCGCCGATCTCGTCTCCCCCCGGTCGCCGGGGGCGACGCGACCGGGACCGGGACCGGGACCGGGACCGGGACCGGAGCGAGTGAAACGCTAGCGTTTCGCAGCGATACGTGCTAGTCCTGAAGTGGCCGAGCCCGCCCTCGACCGAAAGGACGATCCGTGACCCGAGCTCGCACGACGGACGGCCCGCTCCACGAGGACCCCGTCATCCACCGCCGGCGGTGGTTCCTCCTCGGGATCATGTGCCTGTCGCTGGTGATGGTGGTCATGTCGGTGGCCGGGCTCAACGTGGCCCTCCCGAGCATGCAGCGCGACCTGGACGCGTCGGCCAGCGCCCTCCAGTGGATCATCGATTCCTACGCCCTCGTCTTCGCCGCCCTCCTGCTGCCGGCGGGGGCGCTGGGCGACCGCTTCGGCCGCAAGCAGGCGCTCATGTTCGGCCTGGTGGTGTTCGCCGCGGGCGCCGTCGTCGCCGGCATCGGGACCAGCTCCACCCAGGTCATCGCCGGCCGGGTCGTCACCGGCATGGGCGCCGCCTTCGTCATGCCGGCCACCCTGTCGCTGATCGCCACGATCTTCCCGCCCCAGGAGCGCCGCAAGGCGATCGCCATGTGGGCCGGCTTCGCCGGAGCGGGCGGTGCCCTCGGCCCGATCGTGTCGGGGGCGCTGCTCGAGCGCTTCTGGTGGGGCTCCGCCGTGCTGGCCAACGTGCCCGTCGTGCTCGCCGTGCTCGCCGCCGTGGCGTTCTTCTCGCCCACGTCACGCGACCCCGAGGTGACCCCGCTCGACCCCGTGGGCGCCCTCCTGTCCCTCGTCGGCCTCGGCGCGCTGGTGTTCGGCATCATCGAGGGCCCCGAGCGGGGGTGGACGAGCGCGTCGGTGGCCGGCGCCTTCGTGGTGGCCGTCGTCGGACTGGTGGGCTTCGTGGCCTGGGAGCGGCGGACGCGCCACCCGATGCTCCCACTCGACCTGTTCCGGGACCGTCGCATGAGCGTCGGGAGCGCGGTCGTCACCGCCGCCTTCTTCGTGATGTTCGGCCTGTTCTTCCTGCTGACCCTCTACCTCCAGTTCGTGCGCGGCTACTCGCCCCTCAGCGCCGGCCTCTCCACCCTCCCGCTGGCGCTCATGCTGGTGGCGGTGGCACCCCGCAGCGCCGCTCTGGCCGAGAAGGTGGGGACGGGGCCGGTGATGTCCGCCGGCTTCCTGCTGGTGGCCGCCGGGTTCGCCGTGCTCGCCCTCGTGGGGACCGACACCTCGTACCTCCTGCTCGCCGTGGCCCTCGTGCTGCTCGGCGCCGGGATGAGCCTCACCGCGGCCCCGGCCACCGGGAGCATCATGAGTGCCGTGCCGTCGGCCAAGGCGGGAGTCGGCTCGGCGGTCAACGACACCACCCGGGAGGTCGGGGGCGCGCTCGGCATCGCCCTGCTGGGCAGCATCAGCAGCGCCGTGTACCGGTCGTCGATCGACCTCGGCGCCCTGCCGCTGCCGCCGCCCGTCGCCGAGGCGGCCCAGGAGTCGGTCGGCGCCGCCACGGTGATCGCCGACGACCTGATGGCGCGAGGAGTCCCCGGCGGTGCCGAGCTGGCGGCCCGGGCGGGGGCGGCGTTTACCGACGCCTTCAACTCGGTGAGCTGGATCGCGGCACTGTTCGCCCTGGCCGCCGCCGTCGGTGTCGCCCTGGTGTTCGGCCGCCGGGCCGAGGAGGCGGCCGTGGCTACGGCCGGGACTCCCGTCGCTCCCGAGGCCGCCTGGGACGTCGCCTGAGCCGTGGCTACGCCGCTGCCTCGCGAGCCCGACCCCCGCATCGAGCGCTCGCGGCGCGTCGTCCTCACCGCCGCCCTGGAGCTGCTGGGCGAGGTGGGCTACGGCGGGCTCACCATCGAGGCGGTGGCGGCGCGCGCCGGCGTGGGGAAGAGCACGATCTACCGTCACTGGACGGGGAAGCTCGCCGTGGTGGAGGACGCCGTGCGCGTTCTCAGGTCGGAGCTCGCCCTGCCGACCGGCGGCCCCGTCCGCGATCGGGTGGTGGCGCTGCTCCAGCAGGTGGCCACCAACCTGGCCGATTCCACGTGGTCCCGGTGCCTCCCGGCGATCATCGACGCCGCCGAGCGCGACCCCGCGGTGCTCGACATCCATCGCCGGCTGACCTGCGAGCGGCGTGAGGTCATGATCGGCCTGCTGGCCGAGGGCGTCGCCACCGGCGAGGTCCGGGCGGGCACCGACGTCGGGCTGCTGGCGGAGGCGCTGGTCGGCCCCATCATCGTCCGGCGCCTGTTGTTCCACGAGCCCTTCGAGCCCGAGGCGGTGCCCCGCCTGGTCGACCAGCTGCTGCCGCGCCCTCAGCCCTCGTGACGGGCGGCGAACGCCTCCAGCACGGGCACGTCGCGCTCGTAGGAGACGAGCCGGACGGCGTCGGGGACGCTCACCCAGCGCACCTCGTCGACCTCGCGATGAGGGCGGAACGCCCCGTCCAGCGGGCGCATCTCCCAGTAGCGCACGATCTTGCGCCGGCCCTCGCGGTCCTCGTACTCCACATCGCCGGCGTGCGCGCCCAGCTCGCAGCGCAGGCCGGTCTCCTCCTCCACCTCGCGCAGGGCGCACGCCGAGTCGGCCTCCCCCCGCTCCGCCTTGCCCTTCGGGATCGTCCAGTCGTCGTACTTGGGGCGGTGCACGAGGAGCACCTCGGGAGCTCCGCCGTCGCCGACCCGCCACACGATGCCGCCGGCGGCGCGCACCTCGTAGGGCGCCGTCACGCCGGCGGCGGCAGGTAGAGGCCCCGCACGCCACCGTCGTCGCCGGCGTCGAGGACCCACGTCGAGCCCTTCTGGCAGCGGCCGCCCGAGCCGACCCCGAGGGCGTCCAGCACCTCGGGGACGACGTCGCCGTGCGTGCACAGCACGGCCGTCCCCGGCGCCGCCAGGAGCGAGCGGACCAGGTCGGCGGCGGCCCCGCCGTTCCCCTCGGCCAGCGCCTCGGCGGGACGCACCGCCAGGCCGGCGGCCGCAGCCAGCGGGGCCACGGTGTCCACGCAGCGCAGGGACGGGCTCGATGCCACGTCGGTGGGCGCCAGCGCCCGGAGCTGCCCGACCAGCGCCTCCGCCTGGGCGCGGCCCCGGCCGGTGAGGGGCCGGCCGTCGTCGTCGCCCGCCCACCGGTGGCGGTCCTCGGCGACGGCGTGGCGGACGAGGAGGACGGCCACCGGTGCTTCAGCGGTCGGCGTCGGCGCCGTGGCGCCGGCGGGCCCGCTCGAGCGCCTTGCGCTGGAGCACGGCCTGGCAGTCCACCCCGTCGGTGGTGGCGACCTTGGCCCACCGGCCGTCCGGGCCGAGCTCCCACGCCAGGGCGTCGTCGGACGAGGCGATGTCGAGGACCTCCCGGAGCCGGTCCCGGAGCGCCGGGTCCTCCACCGGGACCAGCACCTCGATGCGCTTGTCGAGGTTCCGGGGCATCAGGTCGGCGGAGCCGATCAGGTAGCGCACGGGGCGGGAGTCGCCGTCGCCGAAGGCGAAGATCCGCGAGTGCTCCAGGTAGCGGCCGACGATGGACCGCACGCGGATGTTCTCGGAGAGCCCGGGGACGCCCGGCTTCAGGCAGCACATGCCGCGCACGATGAGGTCGACGTGGACCCCGGCCGCCGACGCCCGGTACAGAGCGTCGATGACGGTGGGGTCGACGAGGCTGTTGACCTTGATCCGGATGCGCCCCGGCGGGCGCCCGCCGCCGCCGCCGTCGCCGCCGTGCTGGCCGTCGATCATCGACACGATGCGGGCGCGCAGCTGGGTCGGCGCCAGCAGCAGCCTGCGGTACTCGTGCTGGCGGCTGTAACCGGTGAGGAAGTTGAACAGGTCGGTGAGGTCGGAGCCCAGCTCGTCGTCGCACGACAGCAGGCCCAGGTCCTCGTACATGCGCGCCGTCCTGGGGTTGTAGTTGCCCGTCCCGACGTGGCAGTAGCGGCGTATCCCGTCCTCCTCCTGGCGGACCACCAGCAGCGCCTTGCTGTGGGTCTTGAACCCCACCAGGCCGTAGACGACGTGGACGCCCGCCTCCTCCAGGGCGCGGGCCCAGGCGATGTTTGCCTGCTCGTCGAAGCGGGCCTTCAGCTCGACCAGGGCCGCCACCTGCTTGCCCCGCTCGGCGGCGCGGATGAGCGACTTCACGATGGGGCTGTCGCCCGATGTCCGGTAGAGGGTCTGCTTGATCGCCAGGACCCTGGGGTCGGCGGCGGCCTGGCGGACGAACGCCTCCACGGTGGTGGTGAACGAGTCGTAGGGATGGTGGACGAGGATGTCGCCGGTGCGCAGGGCCCCGAACACGTCGGGCTTGTCGTCGTCGCCGGGGTCGAGCTCGGGAGGGGTCACGGCGTGCCACGGCTCGTCCTTCAGGTCGGGGCGGTCCAGGTCGTACAGGGCCCACAGCCCGTCGAGGCCGAGGGGCCCCTCCACGGCGTAGACGTCGTCCGGCTCCAGCTCCAGCTCGCGCTGGAGGAGCCGGCGGATCTCGTCGGGCATCCGGGCCTCGACCTCCAGCCGCACCGCCTGCCCGAAGCGGCGTTGGCGCAGCTCCATCTCCACGGCGGCGAGGAGGTCGTCGGCCTCCTCGGCGTCGTCCGCCGGCACGGCGAGATCGCTGTTCCTGGTGACGCGGAAGGCGTCGTGCGACTCGATCTCCATGCCCGGGAACAGCGAGCCGAGGTGGGCGGCGATGACCTGCTCCAGCGGCACGAACTGCTCGCCGTCGGGCATCACCACGAAGCGGGGGAGGAGGGGCGGCACCTTGACCCGGGCGAAGCGGCGCTCGCCGGTCACCGGGTCCCGCACCATCACGGCCAGGTTCAGCGACAGGTTGGAGATGTACGGGAACGGGTGGCCGGGGTCGACGGCCAGCGGCGTGAGGACGGGGAACACGTCGTCGAACACCTCGTCGACGTGCTTCTTGTCGTCGTCGTCCAGCGACCCGAGGTCGGAGAGGCGGATGCCGGCGTCGGCCAGGGCGGGCGCCACGCTGTCCACGAAGGCCTTGGCGTGCCGCTCCACCAGGCCGGTGAGGCGCTCACGGATGGCGGCCAGCTGCTGCACGGGCGTCATCCCGTCCGGCGACGGCGTGGAGATGTCGGCGGCGACCTGGTCCTTCAGGCCGGCGACGCGCACCTGGAGGAACTCGTCCACGTTGCTGGCGAAGATGGCGAGGAACTTGGCCCGCTCCAGCAGGGGCAGCTTCGTGTCCTCGGCCAGGGCGAGCACCCGCTCCTGGAAGTCGAGCAGCGACAGCTCCCGGTTCAGGTAGGGGGCCTCGCCCACGTCGGGCGGCGGCGCCACCTCGGGTGTCTCGATCAGTTCCTCGAGCTGCCTCGCCATCCCCTCACGGTAGGCGCGGGACGAACGGGCCCCGGCACGAGGTTCACGCCGGTGAAGGCGTGCCCGGCGTCACCCGGGAACCTCGGCCGGGGCGCTACCCGCCGGCGGCGAAGGTGAACAGGATGCGGGCGTCGCACACGGCCCTGCCGTCCACCGTGGCCCGGGCGTCGCCCCACCCGCCCCGCATGCTCAGGCGCTCGATGAGGATCTCCAGCACCAGCTCGTCCCCGGGGCGCACCATGCGGCGGAAGCGGGCCTTGTCGAGGCCGCCGAACAGCGGGAGGCGGTCGGCGTGGTCGGGGTGGGCGCGCAGGGCCACGGCCCCGACCTGGGCCAGCGCCTCCAGCTGGATCACCGCCGGCAGCACGGGGTTGCCGGGGAAGTGGCCGGCCAGGAACGCCTCGTCGCCCGTCACCCGGTAGCGCCCGCGGCACGACCGCCCCGGCTCGCACGACTCCACCGAGTCGAGGAACCGGAACGGCGGGCGGTGCGGCAGCAGCGCCACGTACGGGTCGGGCGCCGCCCCCGTCACGGGACGGCCCGGGCCGGCACCTCGCCGGGGTCGACCCGGGCGCCGGCGCCGGCCCGGTGGCCGGCCACCTCCCGCAGCAGCGCCTCGCGCTCCTCGCCCGTCCCGAGCGACTCGATGCGGGCCTCCACCAGGTTCAGCATCATCCGTTCGACGCTGTACGACACCAGGCCGTTGGCGGCCTGGAGCATGGCCTTGAGGGCGCTGACCAGGCGCGCCGCCTCCTCCTCGGCCGGCAGGTCGGCGTCGAGGAGCGGCTGGCGGACGTAGCGCAGGAACAGCTCGACGGCCCCCTCGGCCACCGCCGCCGCCGCGTCGATCTGGGTGCGGGCCACCCGCATGAAGTCCTCCAGGGGGACGCCGCCGCCGACGAGGGTGAGGACCATGCGCACGGCCCGCACGTCGGCCGGCGTGTAGTAGCAGTCCCCGTCCGCCCGCAGGGGCCGCAGCAGGCCCGACGCCTCCAGGGACCGCAGCAGCGACGGCGGGACGCGGGCGCGATCGGCCACCTGGTTGACGGTGAGCCGCTCGTCGTCGGCGGCGGCGGTGACCTCGCGCCCGGCGGGCCCGGCGCGCCCGCCCGACGGGTCGGACAGCATGACGGCGATGGCCTTCAGCGAGTGCCCCCGCTCCATGAGCTCGCGGATCGTCCGGAGCCGCTCGAGGTGGCGAGGGCCGTACAGGGCGACGCGCCCGGAGTGGCGCGGCGCGGGCAGGAGGCCCTTGGACTGGTACGACCGCACGACGTCGACCGTGACCCCCGCCGCCGCCGCCAGCTCGTCGACCCGCAGTTCGGGCACGGGCGCACGTTAATACCCCGTTCTCGAATGATTCGAACGAAACGTGTAACGATCCGCGAACGGCGGGGGTCGTACGGGGAACCAGCCGTTCAACGGAGAGGGTCGAACCGCGTGCCTGTAGGCGTCATGTTCCCCGGCCAGGGGGCCCAGAGGGCAGAGTTGGGCGCACCGTGGCGGGACGACCACGCGTGGTCGATCGTGGAGCGGGCCGAGGGCGTGCTCGACCGCTCGCTGTCGCCGTTGCTCCTCGACCCGGCGGCCTCGCTGGACCGCACCGAGGACGCCCAGCTGGCCGTCCTGCTGGCCTCGCTGATGGCGTGGGAGCGGGCCCGCCACGACCTCGGGGACTCGGTCGCCCTGGCCGGCCACTCGCTCGGCCAGGTCACCGCCCTCATCGCGGCGGGCGTCCTGCCCTTCGACGACGGCATCCGCCTGGCCGCCCGCCGGGCCCGGCACACCCAACGGGCCGCCGATCGCCGGGAAGGCCGGATGGTCGCCCTCCTCGGCGCCCGGCCGGAGCAGGCCGAGCAGGTGTGCGCCGCCGCGCCCGACGCCTGCTGGGTCGCCAACGACAACGCCCCCGGGCAGATCGTGGTCGCCGGCACGCCCGATGGCATCGACGCCGCCGTGGTCGCCGCCCCCGCCGCCGGCGTCCGCCGCACCACCCGCCTTCAGGTGGGCGGGGCGTTCCACACGCCCCTGATGGACGAGGCCCGGGCCGCGTTCGCTGAGGACCTGGCCACGGCGCCGCTGCGCCCGTCCGGCCCTCCGGTCGTCTCCAACGGCGACGCCCGGGCGTACAGCGACGGCGACGGATGGCGCACCCGGCTGGCCGACCACCTCGTGCGCCCCGTGCGCTGGCGGGAGTCGGTCGAGACGCTGGTGCGCCTGGGCGCCACCGAGCTGGTCGAGGTGGGACCGGGGAGCACGCTGGCCGGCCTGGCCAGGCGGATCGCTCCCGATGTGCACGTTCGCGGCACCGACGATCTCGTGGAGGCCCGGGCATGACGATCCTGTCGCACGGTGAACAGCTGGGCGTGCCCGAGCGGGTGATCGTGGCGCCCGCCCTGGGCGTCTTCCGCCCCGTCGACGACGCCCCGCCCCCCGAGGGCAAGGTCGTCCGGAAGGGCGACGTGGTGGGCGTGGTCGAGGTCGGCGGCCGCACCGTGCCCGTCCGCAGCGCCTTCACCGGCCGGCTCCTCGGGATGATGGCGCACGCCGGCGAGCGCGTGCGCGAGAACCAGCCGGTGGCCTGGCTGCGGGTGCACTGACTTGGCCGTCGCCATCCTCGGCCTCGGCATGGCCGTGCCCGAGACCCGGCTCACCAACGCCGATCTCGAGCAGATGCTCGACACCAGCGACTCGTGGATCGTCGAGCGCACCGGCATCCGCGAGCGGCGCGTCGCCGGGCCGGACGAGACCTCGGCGACCCTCGGCGCCGCCGCCGGCGCCGCCGCCATCAAGGACGCCGGCCTCACGCCGGGCGACATCGGCCTGGTGATGGTCGCCACCTGCACACCGGTGCAGGTCCTGCCGTCCACCGCCGCCCTCGTCCAGGAGGCCCTGGGGCTGCGCTGCGGGGCGCTGGACGTGGGCGCCGCCTGCGCCGGCTTCGTGTACGGGCTGGTGGCGTCGGCCGGCATGGGCGCCGGCCAGCCGACCCTGCTCATCGGCACCGAGACCCTCACCCGCATCACCGACCCCGACGACCGCGCCACGCGCATCCTGTTCGGCGACGGCGCGGGGGCGGCCGTGGTCGGCCCGCCGGCCGACCCCGACGCCGGCCTGCTGGCCTGGGACCTGGGCTGCGACGGCTCCGCCGCCCCGCTGCTCGAGGTGCCCGTGGGCGACCGCTACATGCGCATGGAGGGCAGCGAGGTGTTCCGCCGGGCGGTGCGGATCGTGGTCGACTCGGCCGCCGTCACCCTGGAGCGGGCCGGCCTCGGCTCCGACGACGTCACCCTCTTCGTGCCCCACCAGGCCAACGTGCGGATCATCGACGCCAGCTGCTCGCGCCTCGGCATCCCCGTCGAGCGCACGGCGGTCAACCTGGACCGGTACGGCAACACGTCGGCCGCGTCCATCCCCATGGCGCTGGCCGAGGCGTCCGAGGCGGGCCGCCTGAGGCGGGGCGACGTGGTCCTGCTGTCGGGCTTCGGCGCCGGCATGACGTGGGCCAGCGCCCTGCTGCGCTGGGACGGCGAGCCGGCGTGACGCCGCCCGGGGCGAGCGCCGAGGGCGCCCGCCGGGTCGCACTGGTCACCGGCGGCTCGGGCGGGATCGGCCGGGCGACGGCGGCGGCGCTGGCCGCCGACGGGCACCGGGTCGCCGTCGGCTACGGCGGGAACCGCGAGTCGGCCGAGAAGACGGCCGCCGAGCTGGGCGGGGTCGCCGTGCACGTCGACGTCACCGACCCGGCGTCGGTGGACGCGGCGTTCGGCGAGGTCGAGCAGGCGCTGGGCCCCGTCGAGATCGTCGTGAACAACGCCGGCATCAACGCCGACGGGCTGCTCCTGCGCATGGGCGAGGAGCAGTGGCGCTCGGTGGTGGCGACCAACCTGGACGGCGCCTACCGGGTGAGCAAGCGGGCCGCCTCGGGGATGGTGCGGCGCCGGTGGGGCCGGATCGTCAACATGGGCTCGGTGGTCGGCTCCACCGGCGCACCCGGCCAGGCCAACTACGCGGCGACCAAGGCCGGGCTCATCGGGCTGACCCGCTCGCTCGCCCGGGAGCTGGGCTCGCGGGGCATCACCGTGAACCTGGTCGCTCCCGGGCCCATCGCCACCGCCATGATCGACGCGGTGGGCGAGGACCGCCGTGCGGAAATGACGGCAGCCGTGCCGCTGGGGAGAATGGGCGCCCCCGAGGAGGTGGGCGCGGTGGTCGCCTTCTTGTGCTCCGAGGGGGCCGCCTACGTCACGGGAGCCGTCGTGCCCGTCGACGGCGGCCTGGGTATGGGTCATTGACGTTCTTCATGCAGGACCGAGATCGAGACTGAAGGGAAATCGACGATGGAACGAGCCGATGTGCTGACCGCGGTGCAGGAGTCCGCCAAGGAGGTGCTGGGCGTCGACGCCGGCGCCGTGGTGGAGGACGCCCGCTTCAAGGACGACCTGGACGCCGACAGCCTCGACCTGGTGGAGATGGTGATGGCGCTCGAGGAGCGCTTCGAGGTGACGATCCCCGAGGAGGAGCTGGGCGGGATCGAGACGGTCGGCCAGGCCGTCGACGTGGTCCTCGGCAAGCTCCAAGTGGGCACGTGAGCAAGGGAACCACGGACCACCGCGGCCGCCCGCGGGTGGCGGTCACCGGCCTGGGCGTCAAGACCCCGGCGGGCAACGACCTGGCCTCGTTCTGGGCGACCGTCCTGGAGGGCCGGCCCACCGCCGGGCCGATCACCCGGTACGACGCC carries:
- a CDS encoding NUDIX hydrolase, with product MTAPYEVRAAGGIVWRVGDGGAPEVLLVHRPKYDDWTIPKGKAERGEADSACALREVEEETGLRCELGAHAGDVEYEDREGRRKIVRYWEMRPLDGAFRPHREVDEVRWVSVPDAVRLVSYERDVPVLEAFAARHEG
- a CDS encoding histidine phosphatase family protein, producing the protein MAVLLVRHAVAEDRHRWAGDDDGRPLTGRGRAQAEALVGQLRALAPTDVASSPSLRCVDTVAPLAAAAGLAVRPAEALAEGNGGAAADLVRSLLAAPGTAVLCTHGDVVPEVLDALGVGSGGRCQKGSTWVLDAGDDGGVRGLYLPPPA
- a CDS encoding MerR family transcriptional regulator — encoded protein: MPELRVDELAAAAGVTVDVVRSYQSKGLLPAPRHSGRVALYGPRHLERLRTIRELMERGHSLKAIAVMLSDPSGGRAGPAGREVTAAADDERLTVNQVADRARVPPSLLRSLEASGLLRPLRADGDCYYTPADVRAVRMVLTLVGGGVPLEDFMRVARTQIDAAAAVAEGAVELFLRYVRQPLLDADLPAEEEAARLVSALKAMLQAANGLVSYSVERMMLNLVEARIESLGTGEEREALLREVAGHRAGAGARVDPGEVPARAVP
- a CDS encoding TetR/AcrR family transcriptional regulator — protein: MATPLPREPDPRIERSRRVVLTAALELLGEVGYGGLTIEAVAARAGVGKSTIYRHWTGKLAVVEDAVRVLRSELALPTGGPVRDRVVALLQQVATNLADSTWSRCLPAIIDAAERDPAVLDIHRRLTCERREVMIGLLAEGVATGEVRAGTDVGLLAEALVGPIIVRRLLFHEPFEPEAVPRLVDQLLPRPQPS
- the fabZ gene encoding 3-hydroxyacyl-ACP dehydratase FabZ — translated: MTGAAPDPYVALLPHRPPFRFLDSVESCEPGRSCRGRYRVTGDEAFLAGHFPGNPVLPAVIQLEALAQVGAVALRAHPDHADRLPLFGGLDKARFRRMVRPGDELVLEILIERLSMRGGWGDARATVDGRAVCDARILFTFAAGG
- a CDS encoding MFS transporter is translated as MTRARTTDGPLHEDPVIHRRRWFLLGIMCLSLVMVVMSVAGLNVALPSMQRDLDASASALQWIIDSYALVFAALLLPAGALGDRFGRKQALMFGLVVFAAGAVVAGIGTSSTQVIAGRVVTGMGAAFVMPATLSLIATIFPPQERRKAIAMWAGFAGAGGALGPIVSGALLERFWWGSAVLANVPVVLAVLAAVAFFSPTSRDPEVTPLDPVGALLSLVGLGALVFGIIEGPERGWTSASVAGAFVVAVVGLVGFVAWERRTRHPMLPLDLFRDRRMSVGSAVVTAAFFVMFGLFFLLTLYLQFVRGYSPLSAGLSTLPLALMLVAVAPRSAALAEKVGTGPVMSAGFLLVAAGFAVLALVGTDTSYLLLAVALVLLGAGMSLTAAPATGSIMSAVPSAKAGVGSAVNDTTREVGGALGIALLGSISSAVYRSSIDLGALPLPPPVAEAAQESVGAATVIADDLMARGVPGGAELAARAGAAFTDAFNSVSWIAALFALAAAVGVALVFGRRAEEAAVATAGTPVAPEAAWDVA
- a CDS encoding RNA degradosome polyphosphate kinase, with the protein product MARQLEELIETPEVAPPPDVGEAPYLNRELSLLDFQERVLALAEDTKLPLLERAKFLAIFASNVDEFLQVRVAGLKDQVAADISTPSPDGMTPVQQLAAIRERLTGLVERHAKAFVDSVAPALADAGIRLSDLGSLDDDDKKHVDEVFDDVFPVLTPLAVDPGHPFPYISNLSLNLAVMVRDPVTGERRFARVKVPPLLPRFVVMPDGEQFVPLEQVIAAHLGSLFPGMEIESHDAFRVTRNSDLAVPADDAEEADDLLAAVEMELRQRRFGQAVRLEVEARMPDEIRRLLQRELELEPDDVYAVEGPLGLDGLWALYDLDRPDLKDEPWHAVTPPELDPGDDDKPDVFGALRTGDILVHHPYDSFTTTVEAFVRQAAADPRVLAIKQTLYRTSGDSPIVKSLIRAAERGKQVAALVELKARFDEQANIAWARALEEAGVHVVYGLVGFKTHSKALLVVRQEEDGIRRYCHVGTGNYNPRTARMYEDLGLLSCDDELGSDLTDLFNFLTGYSRQHEYRRLLLAPTQLRARIVSMIDGQHGGDGGGGGRPPGRIRIKVNSLVDPTVIDALYRASAAGVHVDLIVRGMCCLKPGVPGLSENIRVRSIVGRYLEHSRIFAFGDGDSRPVRYLIGSADLMPRNLDKRIEVLVPVEDPALRDRLREVLDIASSDDALAWELGPDGRWAKVATTDGVDCQAVLQRKALERARRRHGADADR
- the ppk1 gene encoding polyphosphate kinase 1; amino-acid sequence: MDTVAPHLEALIETPAPVPSPPIEEPPYLNRELSLLAFQERVLALAEDGSQPPLERAKFLAIVAGNVDELFQVRVAGLKDQLAAGVDTASPDGLTPAEQLRAIRDRLTGLVARHSRAFLDGVVPALAGAGIRLVDWEQLDDDDKKHVGAVFDDVHPVLTPLAVDPGHPFPYISNLSLNLAVMVRDPVSGQRRFARVKVPPVLPRFLAMPDGERFLPLEQAISAHLDSLFPGMVIECHFAFRVTRNTDLTLQADAEEADDLLAAVEMELRQRRFGQAVRLEVDATISREARSLLERELELGPEDVYEVAAPLGLGGLWALHDLDRPDLKDEPWAGLTPPPLADDRPDVFAAVRRGDVLVHHPYESFTTTVEAFIRQAAADPAVLAIKQTLYRTSGDSPIVEALIRAAERGKQVSVLVELKARFDEEANIAWARALEEAGVHVVYGLVGYKTHSKTALVVRQEEDGIRRYCHVGTGNYNPKTARTYEDLGLLSSDDDLGADLSDLFNFLTGYSRQQRYRKLVLAPTQLRARIIDLIDGECGGERPGRIRMKVNSLVDRPVIDALYRASAAGVRIDLVVRGMCCVRPGVPGLSDNIRVRSIVGRYLEHSRIFAFGDEAAGPVRYLIGSADLMRRNMDRRIEALVPVEAPELRDRLGEILDVLLADDVLAWELDGDGRWRKVETVAGVCCQAVLQERARARARRRRDADD